The Primulina eburnea isolate SZY01 chromosome 8, ASM2296580v1, whole genome shotgun sequence genome contains a region encoding:
- the LOC140839322 gene encoding uncharacterized protein, with the protein MEFNTNHHEESEQESTYMRAGRFYECVFCKRGFDTAQALGGHMNIHRKDRARNKPTTPSKREEDCTGPRFYQQIPTSRIIDHNYSTYFSTGTSTTPSSENPPQKGGSMNDFDRDRRKRTNQSINPGDWPVRSVFPPMITEGLETNHDEELDLELRLGYDS; encoded by the coding sequence ATGGAGTTCAATACTAATCATCACGAAGAATCCGAGCAAGAAAGCACCTACATGCGCGCAGGGCGATTTTACGAGTGCGTGTTTTGCAAGAGAGGGTTCGATACAGCACAGGCTTTGGGTGGACACATGAACATCCACAGAAAAGATAGGGCAAGAAACAAGCCAACAACTCCAAGCAAGCGAGAGGAAGATTGCACAGGCCCTAGATTTTATCAGCAGATACCAACTTCAAGAATTATTGATCATAACTATTCAACATATTTTAGTACTGGTACTTCGACAACGCCCTCGTCTGAAAACCCTCCGCAGAAGGGTGGTAGCATGAACGATTTTGATCGTGATAGACGTAAGAGAACAAATCAATCGATTAATCCTGGCGATTGGCCGGTGAGATCGGTCTTCCCCCCGATGATCACGGAAGGGTTGGAGACGAATCATGACGAGGAATTGGATCTAGAGTTGCGGCTCGGATATGATTCATGA